In Arachis stenosperma cultivar V10309 chromosome 1, arast.V10309.gnm1.PFL2, whole genome shotgun sequence, one DNA window encodes the following:
- the LOC130965848 gene encoding transcription initiation factor TFIID subunit 13-like, producing the protein MSSYGGGSSSKPRIASSQPSETSSKRKRGVFQKELQHMMYGFGDDPNPLPESVALMEDIIVEYVTELVHKAQDIGSQRGKLSVEDFLYLIRKDLPKLNRCTELLSMNEELKQARKVFESDEEKLRKVFEVDEPVE; encoded by the exons ATGAGCAGTTACGGTGGTGGAAGCTCGTCGAAACCAAGAATTGCTTCTTCTCAACCTTCCGAAACTTCTTCAAAGCGCAAAAGAGGAGTTTTCCAAAAAGAAC TGCAGCATATGATGTACGGCTTTGGAGATGATCCCAAT CCTCTTCCTGAAAGTGTGGCGCTTATGGAGGATATTATTGTGGAATATGTCACGGAATTG GTACATAAAGCTCAAGATATTGGATCACAGAGAGGGAAACTATCAGTTGAGGATTTCCTTTATTTGATTCGCAAG GATTTGCCAAAACTTAATCGATGTACAGAATTGTTGTCTATGAATGAAGAGCTGAAACAGGCAAGAAAGGTTTTCGAATCAGATGAAGAGAAATTGAGGAAGGTTTTTGAAGTGGACGAACCAGTTGAATGA